A genomic stretch from Chiloscyllium punctatum isolate Juve2018m chromosome 40, sChiPun1.3, whole genome shotgun sequence includes:
- the eef2kmt gene encoding protein-lysine N-methyltransferase EEF2KMT isoform X1 — protein MSRSARVGLALGEAGRELVLVFQRAFFAMRRLDSLPMGELEEMLKTSGDSMLLEQILQQTVLHPVCNEYPPSVKYRRLFLAELIKKHEMTSTEPLDDLYDALGEVLRSEELQMCHKNYFLIVFQLSGENIRLGENVAIISEGTTGLVTWEAALFFAEWAMENSELFNCSRTILELGSGAGLTGIAICKTCTPKQYIFSDCHSNVLHQLRKNILTNGLLLDSESWSSKDCEVQLENNNGSEGNQRPKITVVGLDWSDATQEQVTELQPDVIIATDVVYDPAVFLCLVSILEKFRISAENQGSSTVVYVASTIRNPETYYQFKMELDKVGIGHQVIPGPTRAVFPYDKCTKIELLKIHHGTEMFAHHLT, from the exons ATGAGCAGATCCGCGCGCGTGGGGCTCGCGCTCGGGGAAGCGGGCCGAGAGCTCGTGCTGGTGTTCCAGCGCGCGTTCTTCGCCATGAGGAGACTGGACAGTCTGCccatgggg GAGTTGGAAGAAATGTTGAAGACTAGCGGAGATTCCATGTTATTGGAACAAATTTTGCAGCAG ACAGTTCTTCATCCTGTTTGCAATGAATACCCACCTTCAGTGAAGTACAGAAGACTTTTTCTAGCTGAGTTAATTAAAAAG CATGAAATGACAAGTACTGAGCCATTAGATGATTTATATGATGCACTAGGCGAAGTATTAAGATCAGAAGAATTACAGATGTGTCACAAGAATTATTTCCTG ATTGTTTTTCAGTTGTCGGGAGAGAATATTAGACTTGGTGAAAATGTGGCAATCATttctgaagggactacaggtcTGGTCACATGGGAAGCTGCACTGTTCTTTGCAGAATGGGCAATGGAAAACTCCGAATTGTTTAATTGCAG CAGGACCATTTTGGAGTTGGGTAGTGGAGCTGGCCTCACTGGAATTGCTATCTGCAAGACATGTACCCCCAAACAGTACATATTCAGTGACTGTCATTCAAATGTACTTCATCAGCTCAGGAAAAATATTCTTACTAATGGTCTCCTACTGGATTCTGAATCTTGGAGCTCAAAAGACTGTGAAGTACAGTTGGAGAATAACAATGGATCTGAAGGAAACCAGAGACCAAAAATCACTGTTGTTGGACTGGATTGGTCAGATGCTACTCAAGAACAAGTTACAGAACTTCAACCAGATGTCATTATTGCCACAG ATGTAGTTTATGATCCTGCGGTGTTCCTTTGCCTAGTTTCTATACTGGAGAAATTTCGGATATCTGCTGAAAATCAGGGAAGTAGTACAGTTGTGTATGTGGCATCGACAATACGTAACCCAGAGACATATTATCAGTTTAAAATGGAACTTG ATAAAGTTGGAATTGGACACCAGGTGATTCCAGGTCCCACCAGAGCAGTGTTTCCTTACGATAAATGCACAAAAATAGAGCTTCTGAAAATACATCACGGAACTGAAATGTTTGCTCATCATCTGACATGA
- the eef2kmt gene encoding protein-lysine N-methyltransferase EEF2KMT isoform X3, which translates to MSRSARVGLALGEAGRELVLVFQRAFFAMRRLDSLPMGELEEMLKTSGDSMLLEQILQQTVLHPVCNEYPPSVKYRRLFLAELIKKHEMTSTEPLDDLYDALGEVLRSEELQMCHKNYFLLSGENIRLGENVAIISEGTTGLVTWEAALFFAEWAMENSELFNCSRTILELGSGAGLTGIAICKTCTPKQYIFSDCHSNVLHQLRKNILTNGLLLDSESWSSKDCEVQLENNNGSEGNQRPKITVVGLDWSDATQEQVTELQPDVIIATDVVYDPAVFLCLVSILEKFRISAENQGSSTVVYVASTIRNPETYYQFKMELDKVGIGHQVIPGPTRAVFPYDKCTKIELLKIHHGTEMFAHHLT; encoded by the exons ATGAGCAGATCCGCGCGCGTGGGGCTCGCGCTCGGGGAAGCGGGCCGAGAGCTCGTGCTGGTGTTCCAGCGCGCGTTCTTCGCCATGAGGAGACTGGACAGTCTGCccatgggg GAGTTGGAAGAAATGTTGAAGACTAGCGGAGATTCCATGTTATTGGAACAAATTTTGCAGCAG ACAGTTCTTCATCCTGTTTGCAATGAATACCCACCTTCAGTGAAGTACAGAAGACTTTTTCTAGCTGAGTTAATTAAAAAG CATGAAATGACAAGTACTGAGCCATTAGATGATTTATATGATGCACTAGGCGAAGTATTAAGATCAGAAGAATTACAGATGTGTCACAAGAATTATTTCCTG TTGTCGGGAGAGAATATTAGACTTGGTGAAAATGTGGCAATCATttctgaagggactacaggtcTGGTCACATGGGAAGCTGCACTGTTCTTTGCAGAATGGGCAATGGAAAACTCCGAATTGTTTAATTGCAG CAGGACCATTTTGGAGTTGGGTAGTGGAGCTGGCCTCACTGGAATTGCTATCTGCAAGACATGTACCCCCAAACAGTACATATTCAGTGACTGTCATTCAAATGTACTTCATCAGCTCAGGAAAAATATTCTTACTAATGGTCTCCTACTGGATTCTGAATCTTGGAGCTCAAAAGACTGTGAAGTACAGTTGGAGAATAACAATGGATCTGAAGGAAACCAGAGACCAAAAATCACTGTTGTTGGACTGGATTGGTCAGATGCTACTCAAGAACAAGTTACAGAACTTCAACCAGATGTCATTATTGCCACAG ATGTAGTTTATGATCCTGCGGTGTTCCTTTGCCTAGTTTCTATACTGGAGAAATTTCGGATATCTGCTGAAAATCAGGGAAGTAGTACAGTTGTGTATGTGGCATCGACAATACGTAACCCAGAGACATATTATCAGTTTAAAATGGAACTTG ATAAAGTTGGAATTGGACACCAGGTGATTCCAGGTCCCACCAGAGCAGTGTTTCCTTACGATAAATGCACAAAAATAGAGCTTCTGAAAATACATCACGGAACTGAAATGTTTGCTCATCATCTGACATGA
- the eef2kmt gene encoding protein-lysine N-methyltransferase EEF2KMT isoform X5, producing the protein MSRSARVGLALGEAGRELVLVFQRAFFAMRRLDSLPMGELEEMLKTSGDSMLLEQILQQHEMTSTEPLDDLYDALGEVLRSEELQMCHKNYFLIVFQLSGENIRLGENVAIISEGTTGLVTWEAALFFAEWAMENSELFNCSRTILELGSGAGLTGIAICKTCTPKQYIFSDCHSNVLHQLRKNILTNGLLLDSESWSSKDCEVQLENNNGSEGNQRPKITVVGLDWSDATQEQVTELQPDVIIATDVVYDPAVFLCLVSILEKFRISAENQGSSTVVYVASTIRNPETYYQFKMELDKVGIGHQVIPGPTRAVFPYDKCTKIELLKIHHGTEMFAHHLT; encoded by the exons ATGAGCAGATCCGCGCGCGTGGGGCTCGCGCTCGGGGAAGCGGGCCGAGAGCTCGTGCTGGTGTTCCAGCGCGCGTTCTTCGCCATGAGGAGACTGGACAGTCTGCccatgggg GAGTTGGAAGAAATGTTGAAGACTAGCGGAGATTCCATGTTATTGGAACAAATTTTGCAGCAG CATGAAATGACAAGTACTGAGCCATTAGATGATTTATATGATGCACTAGGCGAAGTATTAAGATCAGAAGAATTACAGATGTGTCACAAGAATTATTTCCTG ATTGTTTTTCAGTTGTCGGGAGAGAATATTAGACTTGGTGAAAATGTGGCAATCATttctgaagggactacaggtcTGGTCACATGGGAAGCTGCACTGTTCTTTGCAGAATGGGCAATGGAAAACTCCGAATTGTTTAATTGCAG CAGGACCATTTTGGAGTTGGGTAGTGGAGCTGGCCTCACTGGAATTGCTATCTGCAAGACATGTACCCCCAAACAGTACATATTCAGTGACTGTCATTCAAATGTACTTCATCAGCTCAGGAAAAATATTCTTACTAATGGTCTCCTACTGGATTCTGAATCTTGGAGCTCAAAAGACTGTGAAGTACAGTTGGAGAATAACAATGGATCTGAAGGAAACCAGAGACCAAAAATCACTGTTGTTGGACTGGATTGGTCAGATGCTACTCAAGAACAAGTTACAGAACTTCAACCAGATGTCATTATTGCCACAG ATGTAGTTTATGATCCTGCGGTGTTCCTTTGCCTAGTTTCTATACTGGAGAAATTTCGGATATCTGCTGAAAATCAGGGAAGTAGTACAGTTGTGTATGTGGCATCGACAATACGTAACCCAGAGACATATTATCAGTTTAAAATGGAACTTG ATAAAGTTGGAATTGGACACCAGGTGATTCCAGGTCCCACCAGAGCAGTGTTTCCTTACGATAAATGCACAAAAATAGAGCTTCTGAAAATACATCACGGAACTGAAATGTTTGCTCATCATCTGACATGA
- the eef2kmt gene encoding protein-lysine N-methyltransferase EEF2KMT isoform X2, whose product MSRSARVGLALGEAGRELVLVFQRAFFAMRRLDSLPMGELEEMLKTSGDSMLLEQILQQTVLHPVCNEYPPSVKYRRLFLAELIKKHEMTSTEPLDDLYDALGEVLRSEELQMCHKNYFLIVFQLSGENIRLGENVAIISEGTTGLVTWEAALFFAEWAMENSELFNCRTILELGSGAGLTGIAICKTCTPKQYIFSDCHSNVLHQLRKNILTNGLLLDSESWSSKDCEVQLENNNGSEGNQRPKITVVGLDWSDATQEQVTELQPDVIIATDVVYDPAVFLCLVSILEKFRISAENQGSSTVVYVASTIRNPETYYQFKMELDKVGIGHQVIPGPTRAVFPYDKCTKIELLKIHHGTEMFAHHLT is encoded by the exons ATGAGCAGATCCGCGCGCGTGGGGCTCGCGCTCGGGGAAGCGGGCCGAGAGCTCGTGCTGGTGTTCCAGCGCGCGTTCTTCGCCATGAGGAGACTGGACAGTCTGCccatgggg GAGTTGGAAGAAATGTTGAAGACTAGCGGAGATTCCATGTTATTGGAACAAATTTTGCAGCAG ACAGTTCTTCATCCTGTTTGCAATGAATACCCACCTTCAGTGAAGTACAGAAGACTTTTTCTAGCTGAGTTAATTAAAAAG CATGAAATGACAAGTACTGAGCCATTAGATGATTTATATGATGCACTAGGCGAAGTATTAAGATCAGAAGAATTACAGATGTGTCACAAGAATTATTTCCTG ATTGTTTTTCAGTTGTCGGGAGAGAATATTAGACTTGGTGAAAATGTGGCAATCATttctgaagggactacaggtcTGGTCACATGGGAAGCTGCACTGTTCTTTGCAGAATGGGCAATGGAAAACTCCGAATTGTTTAATTGCAG GACCATTTTGGAGTTGGGTAGTGGAGCTGGCCTCACTGGAATTGCTATCTGCAAGACATGTACCCCCAAACAGTACATATTCAGTGACTGTCATTCAAATGTACTTCATCAGCTCAGGAAAAATATTCTTACTAATGGTCTCCTACTGGATTCTGAATCTTGGAGCTCAAAAGACTGTGAAGTACAGTTGGAGAATAACAATGGATCTGAAGGAAACCAGAGACCAAAAATCACTGTTGTTGGACTGGATTGGTCAGATGCTACTCAAGAACAAGTTACAGAACTTCAACCAGATGTCATTATTGCCACAG ATGTAGTTTATGATCCTGCGGTGTTCCTTTGCCTAGTTTCTATACTGGAGAAATTTCGGATATCTGCTGAAAATCAGGGAAGTAGTACAGTTGTGTATGTGGCATCGACAATACGTAACCCAGAGACATATTATCAGTTTAAAATGGAACTTG ATAAAGTTGGAATTGGACACCAGGTGATTCCAGGTCCCACCAGAGCAGTGTTTCCTTACGATAAATGCACAAAAATAGAGCTTCTGAAAATACATCACGGAACTGAAATGTTTGCTCATCATCTGACATGA
- the eef2kmt gene encoding protein-lysine N-methyltransferase EEF2KMT isoform X4 yields MSRSARVGLALGEAGRELVLVFQRAFFAMRRLDSLPMGELEEMLKTSGDSMLLEQILQQTVLHPVCNEYPPSVKYRRLFLAELIKKHEMTSTEPLDDLYDALGEVLRSEELQMCHKNYFLLSGENIRLGENVAIISEGTTGLVTWEAALFFAEWAMENSELFNCRTILELGSGAGLTGIAICKTCTPKQYIFSDCHSNVLHQLRKNILTNGLLLDSESWSSKDCEVQLENNNGSEGNQRPKITVVGLDWSDATQEQVTELQPDVIIATDVVYDPAVFLCLVSILEKFRISAENQGSSTVVYVASTIRNPETYYQFKMELDKVGIGHQVIPGPTRAVFPYDKCTKIELLKIHHGTEMFAHHLT; encoded by the exons ATGAGCAGATCCGCGCGCGTGGGGCTCGCGCTCGGGGAAGCGGGCCGAGAGCTCGTGCTGGTGTTCCAGCGCGCGTTCTTCGCCATGAGGAGACTGGACAGTCTGCccatgggg GAGTTGGAAGAAATGTTGAAGACTAGCGGAGATTCCATGTTATTGGAACAAATTTTGCAGCAG ACAGTTCTTCATCCTGTTTGCAATGAATACCCACCTTCAGTGAAGTACAGAAGACTTTTTCTAGCTGAGTTAATTAAAAAG CATGAAATGACAAGTACTGAGCCATTAGATGATTTATATGATGCACTAGGCGAAGTATTAAGATCAGAAGAATTACAGATGTGTCACAAGAATTATTTCCTG TTGTCGGGAGAGAATATTAGACTTGGTGAAAATGTGGCAATCATttctgaagggactacaggtcTGGTCACATGGGAAGCTGCACTGTTCTTTGCAGAATGGGCAATGGAAAACTCCGAATTGTTTAATTGCAG GACCATTTTGGAGTTGGGTAGTGGAGCTGGCCTCACTGGAATTGCTATCTGCAAGACATGTACCCCCAAACAGTACATATTCAGTGACTGTCATTCAAATGTACTTCATCAGCTCAGGAAAAATATTCTTACTAATGGTCTCCTACTGGATTCTGAATCTTGGAGCTCAAAAGACTGTGAAGTACAGTTGGAGAATAACAATGGATCTGAAGGAAACCAGAGACCAAAAATCACTGTTGTTGGACTGGATTGGTCAGATGCTACTCAAGAACAAGTTACAGAACTTCAACCAGATGTCATTATTGCCACAG ATGTAGTTTATGATCCTGCGGTGTTCCTTTGCCTAGTTTCTATACTGGAGAAATTTCGGATATCTGCTGAAAATCAGGGAAGTAGTACAGTTGTGTATGTGGCATCGACAATACGTAACCCAGAGACATATTATCAGTTTAAAATGGAACTTG ATAAAGTTGGAATTGGACACCAGGTGATTCCAGGTCCCACCAGAGCAGTGTTTCCTTACGATAAATGCACAAAAATAGAGCTTCTGAAAATACATCACGGAACTGAAATGTTTGCTCATCATCTGACATGA